The sequence GTTAAGAAAGCAGTGAAAGGCAGCATGATGAAAAACCACTTTAAGGTTGTATGTAAAGAGGACTGATATTCAATAGCAATAGAGCCTGTAATCCAGGCTGCAATGGTCAATAAGGCTAAAATAAAGGCGGCAGGTAACAGAGCCATCACGACCAAAATGATATTGAGAAAAGGATCTCGCTCTAAACGTTTCATGGTCATTTGAAAAACAGCGCCTCGATCAAGCCCTTTAAAGGCAATGATGGGGGCGACAAAGAATAGGATCAACAGGCTAAATAAGCATAAAATCAGCGTGGCCAAGTTAATTAAAAAAGGGGCAAAAGATAAGATTAGGCTAAAGAACTCGCCAAAAACAGGGATTTCTTGAAGCAAAACAAAAATGCCAAGCAAAATCCAGAGCAATAAATAGCTTAAAATAATAGGAATGGCAAAATAAGAGGCTCCTATTAAAATTTCCCATGAATGGGAAATAATCCCCAAATAATTTTCTTCTCGTTTTTTGATGTCATCGTGATAAATGCGAATAAGAAGAATTCCCATTGATAATAAAATGCCTGCACAAATGAAAATAGGTAAAAAAGTGAGGCTTAATTGAACCCACTGACTGGCGTGTAAAGCCACCCCTCGAAAAAAAACGATTAAAATTCCGCTAAGGGCAAGAATGCAAAAAACAAGAAGAAGCTTTTTTTTCGCAAAGGTTAAAGAAAGCGCGCGATTGAAAATAAAGGATAGTGAATTAAAATCCATGTTGACTCTACATTTTTTGCTTGAAAATCCGCTTTTATTTTAAGGATTCGCAGGCTATTTGTCCTCAAAATTATTCTTCTTTCCTTGATTCTTTCTCTCTGGAATACACGGCTTAATCAAGTAAAGGAAAAAATTCCAAAGCAGCGCTTTTTAACTCGCTTTATACGCACCAAGGTCGATACTTTGACTAAAGCGAAAATGCCCGCAGTTCAAATGGCGGTGACAGAGACAATATGACTGATCTATCGCCTTGTTTCCCCGCTTCGGCTCAAAAAATATCGCTCTTGCCGCGTAAGGTGAGTTTTTAAATAGGCATGACATCTTTTTGCGGTTTAAAAAGATATTTAGGGCGAACAATCGGCGTTCCTTTTCCGTCTCTGGCCTCTTCTCTTTCATATACAATCTGCCGGGAAATGCCAACTGTACGGGCCAAACCAAATAAAATGGTGTAATAGTCAGGGTAGGGAAAACCGGAGGCTGTCAACAAAATGCCAGAAACCGCATCCACATTGGGATAAGGGTCAGAAATTTTGGGATTTTCCTTCAAAACTTTGGTCCCTGCTTTGCGTAAAAGGTTAGCCATTTTGACAAGGGGATGCTGGGGATAATAACGCGCAATTACCTGATAAAGAAGCGTTGCACGTGGATCTTCCACTCTTAAGACAGCATGGCCGAATCCAAATACAAGTTCATTATTTTTCAATTTCTGCCGGATCGCGTCTTCAACTTGTCCCTCAGTCGCATTTTCGCCCAGCTCTTCCAACAGCCCTTTGACAAAAAGCAAGCAATCCTGATTGGCTTTTCCATGTCTAGGTCCCGCTAAAGCACACATAGCCCCCGCAATTGAGCCATACATATCTTCCAATCCCGAAGCGATGGCTTTTCCCACAAAAGCGGAAAGATTGCCGCCTCCATGATCATAATGCAAAATGTTAAACAGCTTAAAGGCACGTGTCAATTCTTCTTGATTGGCTTTAGGCACATTGAGCATATGGGCGAAATTCTCCATATAACCCAATTCCGGTTTGCTGGATTTGGACGGCCCCCAGCCGGCATGATGATTAATGACGGCAGCTGCAATCTCGGGGATCTTGGCAATCAAGTTCAAGCAATCTTCTCGATAGTGATTTTTTCCTTCGAAACAGCCGGCCAGCAAAATGGCGGCATTAAATAGCTTCATGGGATGGCCGCGTCTAGGGAGCTGCTGAATATGCTTGATAAGCTCTGGCGAACAAACTGCCCGTTTTCTCAAATCGTCTGAGAATTTGGCTATTTCCTCAGGCTCGCCTTTCTTTCCATGGTATAAAAGATAGATGACTTGTTCGGGCTGCCAATGGTCTAATTCCGACACGGGAATGCCAGAATAAAAAAGGCCTTTTTGCGGATCAACGGTAGATGTTGTGCAATATCCAACAGGATATCCCCTCATTCCCGTCTCTAAATTATCTTTTGTCACTTCAAAAAGAACCTCTGACATAGCCTACTCCTCGTCATCCGATAAGATGTTTAATTAAATCTCTTTCTTCTTTTAGCTCTTGCTCGGTGGCTTTAATTTTAGATTCCAAAAAAGAATTGAGCTGCAAATTTTCAACAATAGACACCCGGCCTTCTGAAGATGTTTGGCAAGGAAAAGAGAAAACAAGCGCATCATCAATTCCATAAGGATTGGCTGTCGATAAAAGAGCGGTAGAAAACCACCGGTCTGGCCTTGTCGGACGCTCGATATCGCGGACAGCATCAATGATAGCGCTTGCGGCCGAAGCTGCCGATGATTTTCCACGCGCTTGAATAATGGCCGCTCCGCGCTTTTGAACAAGCGAAAAAAATTCCTTCTCCAACCACATGCGGTCAGTAATAACGGACTCTACGGGCTGGCCTTGAATACGGGCATGAAAAAAGTCCGGCACTTGCGTAGCTGAATGATTGCCCCAAATTGTGACGCAAGAGACATCTGTAACCGCAACTCCCGCCTTCTGAGCCAGAAAGGAAGTCGCTCGATTTTGATCGAGGCGGGTCATGGCAAAAAATTGCTGCTTGGACAAGCGCGGAGCATGGTGCATGGCAATTAAGCAATTTGTATTGCATGGATTGCCCACAACAAGCACTTTAACGGAAGGGTCTGCCACAGCATTCAAAGCTTTGCCTTGCTCTACAAAAATTTTGCCATTTTCTTGAAGCAAATCCTTTCTCTCCATGCCCGGCCCGCGAGGCTTAGCCCCTACTAATAAAGCGTAATGAACGCCTTCAAATGCTTTATAGGGATCCGACGTGACGACAATCGAAGATAAAAGCGGAAAAGCGCCATCTTCCAATTCCATGCGCACCCCTTCTAAAGCCGGCACAGCTTCAGGAATTTCCAAGATTTGCAAAGCAATCGGCTGATCTTCTCCCAACAAATCGCCGTGGGCAATCCTAAAAAGCAGGCTATAGGCTAACTGCCCGGCTCCACCAGAGACTGCAATGCGCTTTAGCGGTTTACTCATCCCTATACTCCTTCCTTATTGTGATTCACTATAGTTTGAACGTTCATATTCCGCAAAAAATTTATATCATCTTTTTTAAATTTTTTATTTACATAAAGAAAATGTCATTTGCAGTCTAGCGCTTTACAAATTTATCACTGATTGAAAGATAGAGAATGCCAGCAAGTCGAAGAATTAAGCTCCAAACTCAGGTTAATAGAGAATGAGCAATTCGGTAGTCTTCTAGAAGATAAGAAAGGGAAATGAAAGGTTAATAAAAATAATTTATAGATGGCAAGCCAGCTTAGTGGCATTGCCATCTATATTTCTAAGAAAAGAAATGAACGTTCAGCTAAGGCTCAATTTTCTAGAAAGCACTTCCATTACTTGCATAAGCTTCCATTTGCGTATAGGCCTCTTTTACTTCCCCAGTTAATTTATCCTTTTTCACCTTAGGCCATAAACTATAATAAGTATGCCCCGGAATATTGTAGAGGAATAAGGTTTCCTTTGTATTCGGCCCATAGCAATATTGAGGATCGGCAGGTATTGTCAAGCCATTTTCATCTAATTTAGTTCGCGTGCCAGGATAGAAGACTGCAATTCTCACGCCCAAGACGCCCCATGCCAGGATATTCAATTCCACGTCGCCTAAATTATAGATATTAAGCGAAACATTTCTCTGCCCTCTTAGCCAATTTTGATAATTGGTAACAGTGATATTATGATTGGCTAGAATCATATCTCCAAACCGAGAGACCATGTCTGCGTTATCCAAACAAGCGGCCATTGCATTTTTGAGTTGTTGCACATGAGCACTTGTTAAATGATTATTTTGATCCATGATCAAAGCTAGCACATTGGACAGTAAACACCCATGTCCATCTATCAACTCATGACGAGAATAGTATTGATTGCTAAGTCCTTGAATGGAAATAGAGTGTTCGGTTGTATCAGCTATATTGGAAGAATAAAGAATATTATTCGTATTTCCAATAGCTTCTTTAGAAAGATTGGCATATAGCTTCTGATATCTGGCTTTAGCCGTTTCAAACGCTTGAACGAATCCCCCAGGACCCATGAATTGGCTTATCAAGGAATTTTGCCCAGCTCCAAATAAACCCATATTAGGCTGCCAAGGAACAATCGGCTCCTCCGGTGGTTTGTCGTTGCAGTCTGCTGGAATTTCTTGCGTTTTCGGCGTCTTTTTTAAAGGGCTAATGATAGGCATTCCTTCCTCTAACAATCCGCTGAGGGCGTCTATGTAACTCTCATCATTGAGCTTTGTTTGCAGCTGCCTTTCGAAAATGCCTTTTATAGAAAATCTTTTCTCAATCGCCACTCCAATATCAAAAATCAGCTCGTAGGCTGTGCGCACAAGCTCGACCCTTTCATTATTGGACTGCTTCATAAACTCCTGAGTTTCTATCATCTTTGCATGCTCGTCCGGAATAAGGGGTTCCATCAGCAAGTGGAAGAGATGCTCTCTTTCTTCTTGGGTCAAGCGGTTATAGGCCCATTTGGCCCCTGTAGGATCGATACCTAAAGGTATATCGACATTGCCCACTTCGGGGGTAAATTCATCCACATGCTTAAACATGATAGATAATTCAGGTATGCGCTCGCCCGTTTCTATATTGATGCGGCAGCTTTGCACACGCTCGGGATTAGTGGGCGCCACTAAAATTCCTTGATTATTCAGCTTTAAGGCGTATGAATGGCTATCGATCGGACAGAGCTCTGCTTCTTTAATTAGATCTAAGGCCATAAAGCGATAGACGGCCTGTAGATTAGGCTCAAATTCTTGCCCTTGTATAATCGCGTTGCTCTTGTTAAAGTAGATCAGACGCTCATGCTCCGGTTCGCTACCCAGTCTGCAAAGCTCATCTAAAGCATAATCAAGCTCGGCTTTTAGTAAGTCGGCCGCCGTTTTCTTATTATTGACACGCTGGGCATACGGACTCCATTCCGCTAAATCTGCCGTATTTATCCCAACAGCTCCTGCAATCGGTCCATCCTCCTCTGTTTTACTGTATTTCGATGGAATGGGGCCTAACTTCAATTGCAAACGATCAGAAGGGGTGTTGATCTGCTGCTCAAGACCCAAAAGCTGTATTTCTAAAGAACGAACCCTCTCAACATTTTGTTCATCTTCAGCCCGCTTCAAGGCATTTTTTAATTCTCTGTACCTATTCTTTAATTCGGCTAATTCCCTTTGAGAATTATGATTAGCCAAAGCATGGCGAAGCTCGGCATTTTCTTGTCTCAAGTTATCCCTTTCACCGCTTTTTTGCTGAATTCCCCTTTCAAGGGTTTCTTTCGCTCGCTCTAATTGCAATGTCTGAGCCTTTAAAGCGGTTAGGTGCATCTCAACTTGTCTATGCTCTTTTTCCAGGCTTTGTAACCGCTCTTTGGTTGACTGCTTTTCTAAATAAGCTTGTCCCGCCGCTGTTTCTCTTGCCATTGATAAATTCTGCTTAATCTCGAATTTTTTATTAATTTCGAGAATCTGTTTTTCAAAGCGCTGATAGCGGTTAGCTATGACTTCTTGCTCAATTTTCGATTCAATATAGTGGTTTTCATCTGTTAAACGCTGGATACGGGTACGGAGGTTATACTCTTGATGAACACCGTACATTCCCAATGTCAGAATATTTTTCACTAATTCCCCTAAAAATAACAGGGCAATCTGAGCGACATTATGAACCTCACCCGTCGAACGAGGAAGCGTATCATCAGGTGTAAAATGAATGACTTGGGCCTTTTCTCGTAGAGCATTTAACTTATTGCTTAAGTTGGCCGGTTCCTCTGATTCTACTTCTTCTCTGATAGTCGTTAATTCTGTCTCTATCTGCTCCCATTTCTTTAAAAAGCCGGCAGCCGTTCCTTGTAATTCCTGCTGCTTAAGCTGCAGTTCTTTAATCGTGCGTTCGTGATAAAATTTCCGGAAGGCAAAGACGACTCCCATCGTACAAAGATTAAATACAGCTGAAGAAACAGATTGAAGAAAGGGAGTCGGTTCTTTAGGAGAAGGAACAAAATCTTCTCTGATACTGATGGGACGTGAAAATTCAATCATAATATTCCTTTGCTAATCCGTTATCCAAGACTCTTATTAATATGTATGCTTGTGAACAAAGAGTTTTTTATTACTTAGCCTGCACCCTTCATTCTTGTTCTTTTATTTATACCTTAAATGTCAGATGGTCGAATTCTCGATTCCCAATAGTTTCTTACCGTGCGAACAGCACTGTCATGAGGCTCGGGCAATACATTTTTCTTTAAAATGGGAAATACCCCATAATATTTGGAATCTGACTCTTGATAAAGATAAAGCGCATGTTTTGTATTCGGTCCGTAATAATATTGCTCTTCCGCAGGAACCATTAATCCATATTCATTAAGCTTAGTTGAACTGCCCGGATAAAAGACTCCAATACGAATGCCAAAAACTTCTGCTGCTAATCTAATGATAAACCGGCTATTAAGGTTTCTAATCCTTCCGAAAGTCTCTCCCCTTAACCAATTTTGATATTCAGGAACAGTCATTCCGTGAGCTTCTTCTATCTCATCTTTAAATGCATCCGCATTTTCCGGCTTATCTAGGTATTTCGCTAATACCAGCTTAAGGCTATCTACACGCGAACCATCAATATTCTTTACGCTCATCAAAATGGCCAATAGGTTGGAGAATAAGCTTCCATGGTTGTCAAAGAGTTCATGGGAGAGATGATATTGATGCTCAATCCCATATTTGTTGATTCTTCTAATGTAAGAAGATCCCAACCTGCTATATTCATTCTTTCTTCGAACAGGATTATCCCACGCAGTCGTCTCTTCTATACGGATGGGATAAACAACCAAGCTTTCAGACATCTTGTCAAAGATAGCATCGTAAGCGCTAAATGAAGTGATAAAATCGAGGGAAAAATCATCTCCTCCAGCGGCCAAGGCAGTGCTATCAAATTCCCAAGGCTTTATAATAATAGCCGGCTCAATCCCTTCTTCTTGCATGGGGAATTCGATACCTTGCCTATCTTTTTTAAGAGGGGTGATGGAGCTGTTCATGCCAAGACTGTTAACATAGCTTGTATCGGTGGCTTTTGCTTCAAATTGGTCAGCGAAGAGCCCCTTGTCGGCAAACCTTTTTCGAATAACCGTTCCAATATCAAAAATCAGCTCATAGGCTGTGCGCACAAGCTCGACCCTTTCATTATTGGACTGCTTCATAAATTCCTGGGTTTCCAGCATCTTTGCATGATCGTCCGGAATAAGCGGTTCCATCAGCAAGCGGAAGAGATGCTCTCTTTCTTCTTGGGTCAAGCGGTTATAGGCCCATTTGGCCCCTGTAGGGTCGATACCAAAAGGCAATTCACGGTCGCCTACTTCAGGGGTAAATTCATCCACATGCTTAAAAGCAATAAAGACTTCAGGCACCTTCGGGCCGGATTTTGAATCAGTGCGATAGCCTTGCACGCGCTCCGGATTAGAGGGAGCCATTAAAACTTTTTGATCATTTAGCTTTAAGGCGGGATAATGGCAGTTGTCCTGATAGAGTTCGGCTTCTTTAATTAAATCTAAAGCCATAAAGCGATAGATTGCATCTTGATTAGGCTTAAATTGTTTGTCTTGGAAAATCGCGCTGCTGTTGTTAAAGCAAATCAGACGCTCATGCTCCGGCTCGCTACCCAGTCTGCAGAGTTCATCGAAAGCATAATCAAACTCGGCAATTAGTAAGTCGGCCGCCGTTTTCTTTTTATTGACACGTTGGGCATAAGGACTCCAGAAAACTTCCAACTCTTTCTCGATACGTTTAAAATAATCTTCGTCCTGTATAATAGGCCCTTTATCTCCAATCAGTTCACGCTCTTGCCTGATTTTTTCCTTTACTATCCCTACTATTTCTACTCTGTGATCCGCCGATACTTTTGGAGTATCAATCCCATAGGCACCCGCAATAATATCGTCATCTTTTTGTTTGGTATACTTAGAAGGGATAGGACCTAATTTGGATTGCAAGCGCTGAAGATGCGGAAGCCTCTTTTGAATATTCTGCAAAGCGCTTACTTGTTTTCCAAGCTGAGTCGCCTGTTCTTTTGCCTCTTTAGCAAATTCTATATCGCGCTGTAAAGCCGCACATTCCGCTTGCAGTTTTTGTACTTCAGACCTTTGAGTCGTAATCTCATGCTGAATGTTTTGATTCTCTCTCCTACATCCCTCTAATTCATTATTGAGGCGATTAAATTGCCTATTCAAGCCATTTTTTTGCTCTTCTACAGCTATTTTTTGAATTCTTACGGCAGAATACTCCACCGTTAATTCTCGAAGCTGCCGATCAATCTCTTGAGCTCTTACTTGCATTCCTTCAATCTCTTGGCGAGCCTGCACAGGATCCGTCTGTTGAATTTCTTTTATCTCAATTTGATTGTCTAAGCTGGCTTGAATAGTCTGA is a genomic window of Candidatus Protochlamydia phocaeensis containing:
- a CDS encoding malate dehydrogenase, giving the protein MSKPLKRIAVSGGAGQLAYSLLFRIAHGDLLGEDQPIALQILEIPEAVPALEGVRMELEDGAFPLLSSIVVTSDPYKAFEGVHYALLVGAKPRGPGMERKDLLQENGKIFVEQGKALNAVADPSVKVLVVGNPCNTNCLIAMHHAPRLSKQQFFAMTRLDQNRATSFLAQKAGVAVTDVSCVTIWGNHSATQVPDFFHARIQGQPVESVITDRMWLEKEFFSLVQKRGAAIIQARGKSSAASAASAIIDAVRDIERPTRPDRWFSTALLSTANPYGIDDALVFSFPCQTSSEGRVSIVENLQLNSFLESKIKATEQELKEERDLIKHLIG
- a CDS encoding citrate (Si)-synthase translates to MSEVLFEVTKDNLETGMRGYPVGYCTTSTVDPQKGLFYSGIPVSELDHWQPEQVIYLLYHGKKGEPEEIAKFSDDLRKRAVCSPELIKHIQQLPRRGHPMKLFNAAILLAGCFEGKNHYREDCLNLIAKIPEIAAAVINHHAGWGPSKSSKPELGYMENFAHMLNVPKANQEELTRAFKLFNILHYDHGGGNLSAFVGKAIASGLEDMYGSIAGAMCALAGPRHGKANQDCLLFVKGLLEELGENATEGQVEDAIRQKLKNNELVFGFGHAVLRVEDPRATLLYQVIARYYPQHPLVKMANLLRKAGTKVLKENPKISDPYPNVDAVSGILLTASGFPYPDYYTILFGLARTVGISRQIVYEREEARDGKGTPIVRPKYLFKPQKDVMPI